AATATGATATAATATTTAAAAAATAAATTGGAGGTAGATTAAGTGGAACATTACTTCAGGAACAAACATAAATCACTGTTGGGGTTGATAGTGCCTGTATTTGGAATGATATTTCTGGGGCTTGGATTTTTTGCAATATCACTTTATGTTTTTAGTGATCTGGTAAAATATGAAATGCTGGTGTCTGTAATTATATCAGCAATATTAGCGGTACTTGTCATAATTATACTTATTTATCACATTATAAACGGCCCTGATTATATAGTGACCAATGAAGGTGTCCTTTTTAAAAAGAGAAATAAAATTACACATGAATTTTCATATAAAAAATACGTGATGTCGTCTTATGTAGTGAGAAACACCTATAACGGTATACCGTCGGGAACTTCAAGACAGCTGATAGTAGATGACGGAAAAAAAGAAAAGAAATATGTGTGCGCTTTGTCGAAAAAAGACTTTGATGAATTTATGTCATTGATAATTGCCTATTCAGGAAATGCAGAAACAAGCAGCGAGATAAAAGAAACCCCAGGTATAGTTTTAAGTGAAGCAAACAGAGATTTTTTCCTTGATAACAGCAGAATATTCAAAGATATAGCTTTTAAAAAATATTTTGGAATGATATTTTTATCATTTTTACTGCTGGCTTTATTTTTTCTTCTGACTTATTTTGGTGAAAATGATGCATGGTTTGCTCTTGTGGGGATAGTAATATGTCTTTTAATATATTTTGTTTTAGTTTTTTTCAGTGTGGGAAGTGCCAAAAGAAAAATGCCTGAAAATATAAAGCTTAGAACAAATGAGATATATCTTGATGAGGAGCATTTTAGTTTTAGTGACATAAGTAAGGTTTCCCTTACACCGCCGTCTTATTATATAGGGAATATCAACAGAGTCTTGAAAATTTACAGACATGACGGAAAGAAAAAAACATATATTTTAGGATTTAAAGTGGCAAAAGCCGGGAAAAAGGATAAGGTATTTCCTGAATATGAGCAGTTTTTTCAGATGTTAGAGGGGATACTTGCTAATTCACCGGGAAAATTTCAGTATGATTTGTAAAAGGATGAATTTTTACAATATGCAGCAGACAATAAAACAACACTATAGGTATTATGAATAGGAAATGATACCGGTCTGGCAGGGAAGTAATATGTATAACTTTGATAAAGATATTTTAGAAGCATTGAAAAAAAGCGGATGGCATGAAAATAGAGAAGTATCAACAGATAAAATTCTCGATTATTATAGCAAAGTAAAGTATATTTGCAATGATATGCAATTAAAATTTTTGAAGAGTTTCTCTAATTTAGAAATTGATTTTGAGAATCCATTAGCAGTGAATTTTCCTAGGTTTAAAAACAGACCAGTTAGATTCATATTAGATCCGTTTTATGCAGCTCAAAATTTTCGTATGAGAGTACGAGATTATGAAATACACTTTAAGAAAAACATGATACCAATAGCAGAAGTACCTAATGAGAATATGGTGGTATTTCTTGCAGAAGATGGTGTTTTTTACGGCGGATTTGATGAAAATGTTATAGAATTCGGTCAAGGTCTGAATATAGTTTTATATAAATTGAAAAATGGAATAACCTCTCCGGTTATAGAAGTCGAAGATTATGATGATGAAGAATACGATATGGACAGGGAATTAATGAAGGAAAATCTGAAAAATATGAAGTTACAACTCCAAAATAGCCACATAAATGGGGGAAAATAAAAACCAAGAAAAATTAAAATATGTAAATTTGCGTATTTATAATAAAAAATGATAAAAATCGCAAATTTTATGATATTATAAAGTAAATATGTTTATATGGGATTTATACGCAGAATTCCGTTAAAAAAAACAAAGACTGGAGGTTTGTATGGACATAATGGAAGAAGGAACAAGGAAGAAATATGTTGTAATTGATGTGGAAAATATAACAGATTCTCATGAACTTCATAAAATTTTGAAATCTGAATTGGAGTTTCCGCACTTTTACGGGATGAGCTGGGATGCATTTTGGGATGCTATTACAGGGCTTGTACAGCTGCCGGAAGTTACTATAATAAAAGGGTATAAGGTTTTAAAGCTGAATCTTCCGCAGGATGCCGAAATTCTGGTAAATACTCTGGAAAGATACAATAATCTTTTTTCGCTGTTCAGAACAAAGCTGATTTTGGACTAGACAATACAGCAAAAGAAAATTATATTTCTGAATTGTAATTTTGAAACATTATTTCAAAATATAACTGATTTTATAAAATAAAACTGATCTGGA
This genomic stretch from Sebaldella sp. S0638 harbors:
- a CDS encoding SUKH-3 domain-containing protein is translated as MYNFDKDILEALKKSGWHENREVSTDKILDYYSKVKYICNDMQLKFLKSFSNLEIDFENPLAVNFPRFKNRPVRFILDPFYAAQNFRMRVRDYEIHFKKNMIPIAEVPNENMVVFLAEDGVFYGGFDENVIEFGQGLNIVLYKLKNGITSPVIEVEDYDDEEYDMDRELMKENLKNMKLQLQNSHINGGK
- a CDS encoding barstar family protein; the protein is MDIMEEGTRKKYVVIDVENITDSHELHKILKSELEFPHFYGMSWDAFWDAITGLVQLPEVTIIKGYKVLKLNLPQDAEILVNTLERYNNLFSLFRTKLILD